In the genome of Pontibacter actiniarum, the window TGGCTGCCGCCAAGGTTGGAGGCATCGTGGCCAACAACACGTACCGGGCCGATTTCCTCTACGACAACCTGATGATCGAGGCCAACATTATCCACGCTGCCTACCGGGCCGGGGTGGAGAAGCTGATGTTCCTGGGCTCCTCCTGCATTTACCCGAAGCTGGCACCCCAGCCGCTTAAGGAAGAGTATCTGCTGACAGGGGAGTTGGAGCCGACCAACGAGCCCTATGCCATTGCAAAGATTGCCGGTATTAAGCTGTGCGAGTCCTATCGCGATCAGTACGGTTGCAACTTCATCAGTGTCATGCCTACCAACCTCTACGGCTACAACGACAACTACGACCTGAACAACTCCCACGTGCTGCCTGCGCTCATCCGCAAGTTTCATGAGGCGAAGGAGGCTGGAGCCCCTGTCGTGACCGTATGGGGCACTGGAAGCCCCCGCCGTGAGTTCCTCTTTGCCGATGACCTGGCCGAGGCCTGCTTTTTCCTGATGGAGCACTACGACGGCAGGGAGCTCATAAACATTGGCACCGGCGAGGATATTTCCATAAAGGACCTGGCGCTGCTGGTGAAAGATGTGGTGGGTTTTGAGGGGGAATTGGAGTTTGACGCCTCCAAACCGGATGGCACCCCGCGCAAACTGATGGACGTGACCAAGCTGCACAACCTGGGTTTCAGGCATAAAGTAGAACTAGAGGAAGGAATTGCGTTAGCATATGCGGATTTTAAAAACAAATTAGTAGAAGTGTAGTATATATACCCGTTCATAATATACCAAACTTTTACTAACCCTTTACCGCATGAAAACTGCCCTTATAACTGGTGTAACCGGTCAGGACGGAGCATACCTGGCTGAGTTGCTACTAAGCAAAGGTTACAAAGTGCACGGCATCAAACGCCGCAGCTCTATATTCAATACAGACAGAATCGATCACCTATACCAGGACCCGCACGAGAAGAACATCAACTTCAAGCTTCACTACGGCGACCTTACCGACTCGACCAACCTGATCCGTATCATCCAGGAGACACAGCCGGACGAAATCTACAACCTCGCGGCCATGAGCCATGTGAAAGTAAGCTTCGACACGCCTGAGTACACGGCTAATGCCGATGGTTTGGGGCCGCTGCGTATTCTGGAGGCTATCCGTATCTTAGGCTTAACCGAGAAGACAAGAGTATACCAG includes:
- the fcl gene encoding GDP-L-fucose synthase, whose product is MLKNSRIYVAGHRGMVGSAILRKLQKEGYTNLITRTSKELDLRNQLAVEQFFAEEKPEYVFLAAAKVGGIVANNTYRADFLYDNLMIEANIIHAAYRAGVEKLMFLGSSCIYPKLAPQPLKEEYLLTGELEPTNEPYAIAKIAGIKLCESYRDQYGCNFISVMPTNLYGYNDNYDLNNSHVLPALIRKFHEAKEAGAPVVTVWGTGSPRREFLFADDLAEACFFLMEHYDGRELINIGTGEDISIKDLALLVKDVVGFEGELEFDASKPDGTPRKLMDVTKLHNLGFRHKVELEEGIALAYADFKNKLVEV